The window TCAAGGCGTCTCTGGACAATGCGCGATCCAACGTCCTCGTGTGCGACCGCAGCTATACCATCGTATATGCCAACAACCAGTCCGTCACCACATTGCGTCGGTTGGAATCCGATATCCAAAAAGTCATGCCGGGATTCTCCGTGGCTAAAGTGGTCGGGTCTAACATCGACCAATACCACAAGAATCCTGCCCAGCAGCGAGGATTGCTCGACAATCCCAAGAACCTGCCCTACAGGACTGAGATCAAGATCGGACCATTGACGCTCGACCTTGCTGTGGCAGCGATCATGAGCGAAAAAGGCGATTATCTAGGCAACGTCGTGGAGTGGGCGGACGTCAGCGCACAGAAAAAGGCGCAGATAGAAATTGATAAACTCATCGGCGCGGCGGCGGCAGGACAACTCTCCGAACGGATCAAGGCCGAAGAATTCGAAGGCTTCTTCAAGTCGCTCTCGGAAGGCGTCAACAAGATGCTCGATGCGGTCGTCACGCCCTTGCACGAAGCGCAAATGGTGCTCACCGCAATGGCGGCAAACGATCTCACCAAGACCATGACCGGTCATTATCAGGGCGAGTTCGAGCAGATGAAGAGCAGCCTGAACGGCGCCATGAACACGTTGAGCACGGCCATTTCGACAGTCCGGGATGGAGCGGAAAGCGTGACCGCGGGCGCCGAACAGATCACCAAGGGCAATGAGGATCTCTCACAACGCACTTCAGAGCAGGCCAGCGCGTTGGAAGAAACCTCGGCCTCCATGGAAGAGATGACCTCGACCGTGAAGCAGAATGCGGACAACGCAAAACAGGCCAACCAGTTGGCGATCGCGGCGCGCGACATCGCCGACAAGGGCGGGTCCGTGACGGTCCGCGCAGTGGAAGCCATGGGCGAAATCAATAAGAGCAGCAAGAAGATCGCGGATATCATCACCGTGATCGACGAAATCGCCTTCCAGACCAATTTGCTGGCCTTGAATGCTGCGGTGGAAGCGGCCCGGGCAGGGGAACATGGTCGCGGGTTCGCAGTTGTCGCCGCCGAAGTGCGCAACCTCGCGCAACGGTCGGCGACGGCCGCCAAGGAGATTAAGGGATTGATCAACGAATCGATCCAACGCGTGAACGACGGCAGCGAGTTGGTCAATCAATCCGGCAAGACGCTGGAAGAGATCGTCAGCTCGGTCAAACGTGTGACGGATATCATCGCCGAAATCACGGCGGCTTCCCAGGAACAGGCCCAGGGCATCGACCAGGTCAACAAGGCCATCATGCAGATGGACGAGACGACCCAGCAGAACGCGGCGTTGGTGGAGGAAACCACGTCGGCCAGTCAGTCGATGAAAGATCAGGCGCAGGAACTCATGCGTCAGGTGGAAGTGTTCAAGGTCGATACGAACGAAGGCCGTCGGGAGGCGAATCCCCGGCCCTCGACCGGAAAGACCGCGGTTAGATCGGGTCCCACCGCCTCGAAACCGGTCCTGAAAAAACCTGGATTTTTATCGAAACCCGGTGATGCCAAGGAGCCTGCCGGGGTTGCTGCCGGAAACGGTCACGACCGTCGAAAGAAGGACGACAATTTCGAAGAATTCTAGATTCCCCGCCGCGGGAGTGGGCATATTTTGCCCACTCCCGCGACGATCCTCACTTGTTTGTACCTGCGCTTTTCCTTCTTTCCTCCAGCCCGGAACCCCTCAAGAAACAGATTCTAGCGACCGATATATGCAGGTGCGGGTGTGTTCGTACTGGATCAGCAAGGATAGTTCCGGTTGATTCCACCTTCTAGCCCAGGGACGGATCATGGACCTTAAAACAATCCTCTGGTACCTCGTCCTCTCCAGTCTGACGGTCGCCTATTTGGTTGTGCTGGCCGGCGTACGGGCCGCCAAGTCGCACGATGTCTCGCACCACTCGCATCGCATGATCGTCGGGTGCACGATCGTGGGTATCTGGTTGGTGGCCTACGTGCTCAAGCAAGCGATCTTCGGCCGCGAATCGTTCAAAGGCCCTGACAGCGCCTATTGGAGCGTCTATGTGCCGGTGTTCGTCACGCACATGCTGCTCGCAGTCACGACCATAGGGTTGGGCGCCTACAACCTCTATATGGGCCTCCACCGTCTGCGGTACGGAAGCGTCGGGGCCATGGTGGCCGGCATGACGACCCACCGGCGGATGGGCAATGCACTGGTCTGGACGTTCAGCGGCACGATGGTCACCGCGTATCTCGTCTATTTGATGTTGTTTGTCTGGTACCGGAGCTAACACGATGGATTATGCCATTACGAAACAGGAATACGAGCAGATCCGCACCCTATTGTACGACGAAAGCGGCATCTCACTGGGGGACAGCAAGCAATCCTTGGTGGTGTCCCGACTCACCAAACGTTTGCGCGACCTCCAGATGGAGGATTTTTCCTCGTACTACGAGTACGTCACCCGGGATGAGAGCGGGGAAGAATTCACGCGGATGCTGGATCTGCTGTCCACCAACAAGACGGACTTCTTCCGCGAGCCCAAACATTTCGACTTTCTTCGAGAGCGCATTCTCCCCACGCTGGAACAGGAGAAGCGCATTCGCATCTGGTCTTCCGCCTGCTCGACCGGAGAGGAGCCGTACACCATCGCCATGACGTTGCACGAGGCCGTGAAGAATCCGGCCTTGTGGAACTTTCAGATCCTCGCGTCGGACATCTCCACACGCGTGCTCGCCCATGCCGCGAAAGGGCTGTACGCCGAGGAGCGTGTGCGCGAGGTTCCGGAAAATATTGTGAAACGCCATTTCCTCCAGGGACGCGGGGACAGCGCCGGACTGGTCAAGGTGAAGCCGCACCTCTCCGCCATCATCAAGTTTCGCCGTATGAACCTGATGGACGACCGTTTTCCGATCAAGGCGCCGCTGGATCTCATCTTCTGCCGGAATGTGATGATCTATTTCGACCGTCCGACGCAGGAACGGCTGGTCAACAAGTTCTATCATCATCTCAAACCGGGTGGGCATCTCTTTATCGGCCACTCGGAAAGCCTGCAGTGGGTGTCCCATCCATTCAAAACTCTTGCACCGACCATCTATTGGAAGGAAGGCTGAGACGCATGGCTGTAGTCGATACCGACACATTCTCCCATATCCGGCGGATGCAGGATAAACGGTTTCCGACCGAGGTTGCGTGCATTCTGCCCGGCGAGTTTTTCGTGAGTCGGGAACCCATGGTGGTCTATACCGTCCTCGGGTCCTGTATCTCGGCCTGTATCCGAGACCCGATCGCGGGCGTCGGCGGCATGAATCATTTCATGCTGCCGGCACCGAAAGAACACCAGTCGGGCGATGCCTGGGGAGGGGAATCCACACGGTACGGTTCCTTCGCCATGGAGCAATTGATCAACGAGATCCTCAAGCGCGGCGGGATGAAGCACCGGTTGGAAGTGAAACTCTTCGGTGCAGGGAGGATTTACGAGGGCAATATCGACGTCGGGGCCCGGAATACGGAATGGGTCCTTCATTTCCTCAAAAATGAAGGGTATGCAATCGCAAAAAGCGATCTCGGCGATGTGTACCCCCGGAAAGTGTATTACTTCACGGATTCGGGCCGGGTGTTGATGAAGAAGATCGAACGAGTGAAGAATCGGACGATTGTCGAACGGGAAACCGAATACCAGCATCGGATTGAAGTCGAACCGGCGACGCCACAAGACAACATCACGTTGTTCTGAGTCCGGTACGAGATTTGCCGACCGGCAGGCACGGCGGCGGATTCAGGTGGTGTACGCTGATCAGATACGAGGGAGGATATGGGAAAGATACGAGTGCTGACGATCGACGATTCTGCCCTGATGCGGCAGGTGCTGGCCGAACTGCTTTCCAAGGATCCTGCCATCGAAGTGATCGGCAGTGCGCCGGATCCCTATGTGGCCAGAGAAAAAATCAAGACGCTCAACCCCGACGTGCTCACGCTGGACGTGGAAATGCCGAAGATGGACGGACTCACGTTTCTCGAAAAACTCATGCGTGGGCGCCCCATGCCGGTAATTATGGTGAGTTCGCTGACGGAAGCCGGTTGCCAGACCACACTGCGGGCGTTGGAGCTGGGCGCCGTCGACTTCATTACCAAACCCAAGATCGATCTCCGTGAGGGGATGGACAATCTCGCCGACGATCTGATCGCAAAAGTTAAAGGCGCGGCCACGGCTTGTATCCGGCGGGGATCCTCGGCATCGGGTCAGAACGGCGCCCGACCGGCGGTCCTGAGTTCGGCCATGATCAAGACCACGGATATGATCATCGCGATCGGCTCTTCGACCGGAGGCACCGAGGCGGTCAAGGAGGTGCTGCAAGTCCTGCCACCCAATACTCCTCCGGTCCTGATCACCCAGCACATGCCGGAGCGGTTCACCAAAACCTGGGCCGACCGGATGAACCAACTCTGCCGCATCTCCGTCAAGGAGGCCGAGGACGGAGACAGCGTCCTGCCGGGGCATGCGCTGATTGCTCCCGGCAATTACCACATGACGCTGGTCCGCAGCGGCGCGCGCTATTCGGTCCGCATCAACCAAAACGAACCGGTCAATCGCCATCGCCCCTCGGTCGACGTCATGTTCGACTCCGTCGCGCAATATGCCGGCGGCAACGCGGTGGGTGTGATCCTGACCGGAATGGGCGGGGACGGCGCAAGGGGCCTTCTGCGGATGAAGGAAGCCGGCGCCTATACCATCGCCCAGGACGAGGCATCGTGTGTGGTGTTCGGGATGCCGAAAGAGGCCATTAAGCTCGGCGCCGCCGAGATCGTCCGGCCGCTCAACGAGATTGCGACGACTATTTTGACCCATGTCACCCGTGCCTGATCGTTCACCTTTTCGCATAGAGGAGCCATCATGAAAATTACTCAGGAAACTCATAACAAGAAAGCGACTCTGAGACTCGAAGGGAACTTTACCTACACGCAGCGCAAAGCGTTTCAGGAGGCGCTGAAGACCGTCTCCACCGATCAAGTGGAGGAAGTCGTGATCGACCTGTCGCAGGTCGCGTTTCTCGACAGCGCGGCATTGGGGTTGCTGATGATCAGCCACCGGCAGTTAGACGGCGAGAAACGCACACTCTCGCTGGCCTATCCTCAGCCGACGGTTCGCCAGATCCTCGAACTGGCGAATTTGCACAAGACGATCCCGATGATCGATGCCGGCGTGTCGACCCTGGCCAAGAAAAGCGCCTAAGGTCGCGACTGAGCTCGGGAGAGGAGCCGTGCATGCAGATCACTGAACGCCGTATCGGGCAGTCCATCATTCTCGATCTGACAGGTGAACTCAGCTACGCCAACCGCACCACGTTCAAAGCGGCGGTGGAACGGAGTAAGCGAGCCGGCTGTCGGCATCTCATTTTAAACATGCAAGGCGTTCGTTTTCTGGATAGTTCGGCTCTCGGTACGTTGGCGCTGTTGGCCCAGAGCTTTCCGGCCACGCAAGGCATGGTCAGCCTGCTGAACCCCCAGAGCCATGTCAAAGAAATCATCACCCTGGCGAATCTCCACCAGATCCTGCCGGTTTATACTTCGGAACTGGATGCCCTTGCGGGGAGCCGTCTTCCCGCGGCCGGATAACACCGGGATCAGGAGCAGCAGACGTGGCTGAGCCAGCCCATCGCATCGTGGATGAACCTCTTGCCGGGAAGGCCGCCAAGCCTGTGCCGGTCATCCTCCTCGTCGACGACGATGAGATTACCCGTATCAGTATGGCCGGGCGGCTGAAACGGTTGGGCTATCGGGTCATCGAAGCCGACGATGGAGTCGCCGGATTGGCCGCCATCCGTGCACAACGTCCCGATCTGGTGATTCTCGATTGGATGATGCCGGGTCTCGACGGCCCCAGCGTCTGCGAGGCGATCCGTGCGGACGGGGAGTTACGGTCCAGCCAAGTCGTGCTCATGACCGCCCACGACCAGCCCGAACAAATTGCGGAGGGTCTCTCGCGCGGCGCCGACGATTTTCTCAGCAAAGCGGCGAGCAAGCAGGAAGTCCTGGCGCGGGTGCAGGCCAGCCTCCGATCCAGTGCGCTGGTCCGCGAAATCGAACGCACGCGCGATGATCTCGATCGCTCTCATCGGCT is drawn from Nitrospira sp. ND1 and contains these coding sequences:
- a CDS encoding protein-glutamate O-methyltransferase CheR, whose amino-acid sequence is MDYAITKQEYEQIRTLLYDESGISLGDSKQSLVVSRLTKRLRDLQMEDFSSYYEYVTRDESGEEFTRMLDLLSTNKTDFFREPKHFDFLRERILPTLEQEKRIRIWSSACSTGEEPYTIAMTLHEAVKNPALWNFQILASDISTRVLAHAAKGLYAEERVREVPENIVKRHFLQGRGDSAGLVKVKPHLSAIIKFRRMNLMDDRFPIKAPLDLIFCRNVMIYFDRPTQERLVNKFYHHLKPGGHLFIGHSESLQWVSHPFKTLAPTIYWKEG
- a CDS encoding DUF420 domain-containing protein: MDLKTILWYLVLSSLTVAYLVVLAGVRAAKSHDVSHHSHRMIVGCTIVGIWLVAYVLKQAIFGRESFKGPDSAYWSVYVPVFVTHMLLAVTTIGLGAYNLYMGLHRLRYGSVGAMVAGMTTHRRMGNALVWTFSGTMVTAYLVYLMLFVWYRS
- a CDS encoding STAS domain-containing protein: MKITQETHNKKATLRLEGNFTYTQRKAFQEALKTVSTDQVEEVVIDLSQVAFLDSAALGLLMISHRQLDGEKRTLSLAYPQPTVRQILELANLHKTIPMIDAGVSTLAKKSA
- the cheD gene encoding chemoreceptor glutamine deamidase CheD produces the protein MAVVDTDTFSHIRRMQDKRFPTEVACILPGEFFVSREPMVVYTVLGSCISACIRDPIAGVGGMNHFMLPAPKEHQSGDAWGGESTRYGSFAMEQLINEILKRGGMKHRLEVKLFGAGRIYEGNIDVGARNTEWVLHFLKNEGYAIAKSDLGDVYPRKVYYFTDSGRVLMKKIERVKNRTIVERETEYQHRIEVEPATPQDNITLF
- a CDS encoding STAS domain-containing protein translates to MQITERRIGQSIILDLTGELSYANRTTFKAAVERSKRAGCRHLILNMQGVRFLDSSALGTLALLAQSFPATQGMVSLLNPQSHVKEIITLANLHQILPVYTSELDALAGSRLPAAG
- a CDS encoding chemotaxis response regulator protein-glutamate methylesterase: MGKIRVLTIDDSALMRQVLAELLSKDPAIEVIGSAPDPYVAREKIKTLNPDVLTLDVEMPKMDGLTFLEKLMRGRPMPVIMVSSLTEAGCQTTLRALELGAVDFITKPKIDLREGMDNLADDLIAKVKGAATACIRRGSSASGQNGARPAVLSSAMIKTTDMIIAIGSSTGGTEAVKEVLQVLPPNTPPVLITQHMPERFTKTWADRMNQLCRISVKEAEDGDSVLPGHALIAPGNYHMTLVRSGARYSVRINQNEPVNRHRPSVDVMFDSVAQYAGGNAVGVILTGMGGDGARGLLRMKEAGAYTIAQDEASCVVFGMPKEAIKLGAAEIVRPLNEIATTILTHVTRA
- a CDS encoding methyl-accepting chemotaxis protein; the protein is MGLNVELLESSFKLVAPKGDALVTRFYERLFKKYPSVKPLFKKTSIKEQKKKLLASLVLVIQNLRRPDKLTSVLQDMGARHVGYGVKPAHYDAVGENLLAVLGEVAGPAWTPQVKQAWTEAYGAIKTIMLAGAERAHSTQGEKTMSKAKEKQDASAGADMLGFYLGALDQSQNNILLCDRNLVITYANSTAKKTLISLEAEIKKVLPKFNASAVVGVCIDDFHVDPSKQRRILSNPANMPHRADIQIGPLTLSLLVTAIMSPDGEYLGNALEWADVTEKRRLETEMSRLKASLDNARSNVLVCDRSYTIVYANNQSVTTLRRLESDIQKVMPGFSVAKVVGSNIDQYHKNPAQQRGLLDNPKNLPYRTEIKIGPLTLDLAVAAIMSEKGDYLGNVVEWADVSAQKKAQIEIDKLIGAAAAGQLSERIKAEEFEGFFKSLSEGVNKMLDAVVTPLHEAQMVLTAMAANDLTKTMTGHYQGEFEQMKSSLNGAMNTLSTAISTVRDGAESVTAGAEQITKGNEDLSQRTSEQASALEETSASMEEMTSTVKQNADNAKQANQLAIAARDIADKGGSVTVRAVEAMGEINKSSKKIADIITVIDEIAFQTNLLALNAAVEAARAGEHGRGFAVVAAEVRNLAQRSATAAKEIKGLINESIQRVNDGSELVNQSGKTLEEIVSSVKRVTDIIAEITAASQEQAQGIDQVNKAIMQMDETTQQNAALVEETTSASQSMKDQAQELMRQVEVFKVDTNEGRREANPRPSTGKTAVRSGPTASKPVLKKPGFLSKPGDAKEPAGVAAGNGHDRRKKDDNFEEF